A genomic region of Desulfonatronum thiodismutans contains the following coding sequences:
- a CDS encoding GatB/YqeY domain-containing protein, producing the protein MSLQERIERDFIAAYKNKDTDLVAVLRMLKTVAKNRQVDLKRPLTDDEVLDLVLKQIKQRQESIDMYSKAGRDELAAKEAAELELLRAYQPHPLSAEELTALIETVATEQGATSIKDMGRVIQAIMNTHKGRVDGKAVSELVRNRLSS; encoded by the coding sequence ATGAGCCTTCAAGAGCGGATCGAACGCGATTTCATCGCCGCTTACAAAAACAAGGACACCGACTTGGTGGCCGTCTTGCGTATGCTCAAGACGGTCGCCAAGAATCGTCAGGTGGACCTCAAGCGCCCCCTGACCGACGACGAAGTCCTTGACCTCGTGCTTAAGCAGATCAAGCAGCGCCAGGAATCCATCGACATGTACTCCAAGGCCGGACGGGACGAACTGGCCGCCAAGGAGGCCGCGGAACTGGAACTGTTGCGCGCCTATCAGCCCCACCCCCTCTCCGCCGAAGAACTGACGGCGCTGATCGAGACCGTGGCCACCGAACAGGGTGCCACGTCCATCAAGGACATGGGGCGGGTCATTCAGGCGATCATGAACACCCACAAAGGGCGGGTGGACGGCAAGGCCGTCAGCGAACTGGTGCGGAACCGCCTTTCTTCCTGA